A window of Amycolatopsis tolypomycina genomic DNA:
GAATCCACATGCTCGACGGGCAAATGGACTCCTACCGCGCTTTTTTCGGCCTGGGGACGCTACCAAGCCGAGGGATGTAGCGCCCGCGGCTGCCGATCTAGCCTTTTTTCATTCGAACCCCAGCGGAGATTCGGAGAACCATGAACGCGCGAAAGGCACCGGAATTCCCGGCGTGGCCGCAGTACGACGACGCCGAGCGGGCCGGCCTGGTCCGCGCGCTCGAACAGGGCCAGTGGTGGCGCATGGGCGGGGACGAGGTGAACTCCTTCGAGCGCGAGTTCGCCGCCCACCACGGCGCCGCGCACGCGCTGGCGGTCACGAACGGCACGCACGCGCTGGAGCTCGCCCTGCAGGTCATGGGCGTCGGCCCGGGCACCGAGGTCATCGTGCCCGCCTTCACCTTCATCTCCTCGTCCCAGGCGGCCCAGCGGCTCGGCGCGGTCACCGTCCCGGTCGACGTCGACGCGCGCACCTACAACCTCGACCCGGAGGCGGTCGCCGCCGCCGTCACCCCGCGCACCAAGGTGATCATGCCGGTGCACATGGCCGGGCTGATGGCCGACATGGACGCGCTGGCCAAGATCTCCGCCGACACCGGCGTCCCGCTGCTGCAGGACGCCGCGCACGCGCACGGCGCGCGCTGGCAGGGCAAGCGCGTCGGCGAGCTGGACAGCATCGCCACGTTCAGCTTCCAGAACGGCAAGCTGATGACGGCGGGCGAGGGCGGCGCGGTCGTCTTCCCCGACGGCGAAACCGAAAAGTACGAGACGGCGTTCCTCCGGCACAGCTGCGGCCGTCCCCGCGACGACCGCCGGTACTTCCACAAGATCGCCGGCTCCAACATGCGGCTCAACGAGTTCACCGCGTCCGTGTTGCGTGCGCAGCTGGCCCGCCTCGACGAGCAGATCGCCGTGCGCGACGAGCGCTGGACCCTGCTGTCGGAGCTGCTCGGCGCGATCGACGGCGTCGTGCCGCAGGGCGGCGACGTGCGCGCCGACCGCAACTCCCACTACATGGCCATGTTCCGCGTCCCCGGGCTCCCCGAGGAGCGGCGCAACGTCCTGGTCGACCGGCTCGTCGAGGCCGGCCTGCCCGCCTTCGCCGCGTTCCGCGCGATCTACCGCACCGACGCCTTCTGGGAGCTCGGCGCCCCCGACGAGACCCTGGACGCGATCGCGCGGCGCTGCCCGAACACCGACGCGATCAGCAGCGACTGCGTCTGGCTGCACCACCGGGTCCTGCTCGCCGGCGAGCCGGAGATGCACGCGACCGCGGAGATCATCGCCGACGCCGTGGCCAGGGCATGAGTGTCCGGGCCGCGGTGGTCGGGCTCGGCTGGGCGGGCCGGGAGCTGTGGCTGCCCCTGCTGCGCGAGCACGCGGACTTCCAGGTGGTCGCGGCCGTGGACGCCGACCCGGCGTCGCGGCAGGCGTTCACGAAGGCGACCGGCATCCCCACGCACGCCGCGGTGTCCGCGCTGACCGCGCGCGACGTCGACCTCGCCGTCGTCGCGGTGCCCAACTACCTGCACACCGAGGTGGCGGGCGCGCTGCTCGCCACCGGGATCTCCGTGTTCCTCGAGAAGCCGGTGTGCCTGACCTCGGCCGAGATCGACGTCCTCGCGGCGGCCGAGCGCAGCGGCGGGATGCTGCTGGCCGGCAGCGCCGCCCGCTACCGCGGTGACGTCGGGGCGCTGCGGCGGCTACTGCCGGAGCTCGGCGACATCCGGCACGTCGCCATGGGCTGGATCCGGGCCCGGGGCGTGCCGCGCGCGGGCGGCTGGTTCACCCAGCGCGAGAAGGCCGGCGGCGGCGCGCTGTACGACCTCGGCTGGCACCTGCTCGACACGCTCGCGTTCCTGCTCGGGCCGGCCACGTTCACCCAGGTCATCGGCGTGACGTCGGACGACTTCGTCAACGCCGGCGCCTGGCGCGCGGCCTGGCGGCAGGACCAGCTCGGCGCCGACGCCGCCGACGTCGAGGACACCGCGCGCGGCTTCCTGGTCCGCGACGACGGCGTCTCGGTGTCGCTGCGGGCGAGCTGGGCGTCGCACCAGGCGCGGGACGTCTCGCTGATCCACGTCGAAGGCAGCGCCGGCACCGCGGACCTGCGGTGCACCTTCGGCTTCAGCCCCAACCGGGAGCCCGAACCCGTGCTGACGGTGACCCGCGAGGGCACCACCACCCGGCTGCCCGTGCCGCTCGAACGCGTCGGCGTCGAGTACACGCGCCAGGTGGGCGACCTCGCCGCGATGCTGGCCGACCCGGCCAACCGCGGCCGCGCCGTCGCCGAAGCGCGGCCGATCGTCTCGATGATCGAGAACTTCTACGCCTCCGCGGGTTCGGCGCGCGCCGCCGTCCCGGCGTACCAGTAGAAAGGGTGCTCCATGACATTCCCGATCGTCGATCGGCCGGAGACCGGGGCCGATCCCTCGGTGCCGGTCCGGCACGCGGTCATCTTCGACCTCGACGGGGTCGTCGTCGACAGCTTCGCGGTGATGAGCGAGGCCTTCGCCATCGCCTACGCCGAGGTCGTCGGCGACGGGCCGGCACCCTTCGCGGAGTATCGGCGCCACCTCGGCCGTTATTTTCCGGATATCATGCGGATCATGGACCTGCCGCTGGAGATGGAGGAACCCTTCGTCCGCGAGAGCTACCGCCTCGCCGGCGAGGTCCAGGTCTTCGACGGCGTCACCGAGCTGCTGCTGACGCTGCGCGCGCGTGGCCTGCGGCTGGCCGTCGCCACCGGCAAGAGCGGCCCGCGGGCCCGGTCGCTGCTCGACGACCTCGGCCTGCTCCCGTTCTTCGAGCACGTCATCGGCTCGGACGAGGTCGCCCGCCCCAAGCCGGCCCCCGACATCGTGGCGCACGCGCTGAGCCTGCTGGACGTCCCGCCCGGGCAGGCCATCATGATCGGCGACGCGCCCACCGACATCGCCAGCGCGCAGGGCGCGGGCGTCGCTTCGGCGGCGGCCCTGTGGGCGCCCCCGGACGACATCGGCGAGCTGCTCGCCGCGGGCCCCGACGTCGTGCTGCGGCAGCCGGCCGACCTGCTCGCGCTCTGCCCGTCGGTGCCCGGTCGCTGATCGCGCGTGTACCACCTCGGCATTGACGTCGGCGGCACCAAGGTCGCCTTCCGCGTCGAGACCGGTTCCGAGTGCGTGGCCGAAACGTCGTTCGGCTGGGGAGCCAGGGACAGCGCGGAGGAGGACCTGGCGCAGCTGTCGGCCCACGTGGCCCGCCTGCGCGCCGGCCTCGGCGCACCCCTGTCGGCGGTCGGCGTCGCGATGCCGGGCACGGTCGGCCCGGACGGCCGGGTCGCGACCTGGCCCAGCCGCCCGGAGTGGACCGGGGTGGACCTGAAGACGACGTTGCACGAGCTCTTCCCCGAAGCTGCGGTGGCCTGGGCGGACGACGGCGACCTGGGTGCGCTCGCCGAGGCGCGGGCCTCGGGCTGCGAGAACCTGCTGTACATCGGCGTGGGCACCGGCATCGGCGGCGGCCTGGTCCTGGGCGGAGTGCCCTGCCCGGGCCTCGGCCGCGGCTCGTTCGAGATCGGCCACGTGATCGTCGAGATGGGCGGAGTCCGGTGCGTGTGCGGCCGCCGCGGCTGCCTGCAAGCGCTTGCTTCGGGCCCGGCGACTTTGCGCCGAGCGGGGTTGCTGCGCGGCGCGGAGGTGTCGTTTTACGCGCTGCAGAAGGCATTGCGCGACGGAGAACCCTGGGCGGCGGACGCCCTGGAGGGGAGCACCCGCGCCCTGGCGGCGGCGGTGACGAGCGTCCAGGAGCTGGTCCACCCTGATCGCGTGCTGATCGGCGGGGGTTTCGCGGCGGGGCTGCCGGAGATCGTGCCGTCGGTGGCGGGGTACCTGGCCGACTTCGTGCGGCAGGGGCAGGCGCCGTTGCCGGTGGAGCCGGCGGCGTTGGGCGGGTTGTCGTCGCTGCGGGGTGCGGTGGCTTTGGCCGGCCTGGTGGCGGCGGGGGAAGTGCCGTGAGTGCTCGGCTGTCGGGGCGCTGATCGGCGGGGCTGGGGCTTGAGGTCGGCTGCCCGGCGGCCGGTGCGCCGAGCCCTGCCCAGCGCTGCGGGCGCGGGAGCACCGCCCGCGTCGGGACTGCTCACCTGCGGGATCCCGCGCGCGCCTCGCGTGCGTAGGTTCGGCGCATGGGCACTCTGGTTTCCTTTCACGCGCACCCCAACGACGACACCACCACCTGCGGCGGCGTCCTGCGCAAGGCCCACGAGGACGGCCACCGCGTCGTGCTCGTGCTCGCCACCCGCGGGGAGCTCGGCTACAACCCCGACGGTCTCCTCGCCGACGGTGAGACACTCGCGGATCGCCGGGCGGCCGAGGCCCGCGCGGCCGCCGACGTCCTCGGTGTGGACCGGCTCGAGTTCCTCGGCTACACCGACTCCGGGATGACGGCCGCCGCGGAGGGTGGCACCTTTCAGACCGCTGATGTCGAAGAAGCCGTGCAGAAGCTCGCCGTGATCCTCCGTGAGGAGGCCGCCGACGTGCTGACCGTGTACGACGAGAAGGGCACCTACGGCGATCCCGACCACATCCAGGTCCACCGGGTCGGCACGCGGGCGGCGGAGCTCGCGGGCACGCCGAAGGTCTTCCAGTCGACGATCAACCGCGAGCACATCAAGGCCAACCAGCGCGTGCTCGCCGAGCAGGCCGGCGTCGAACTGCCCGCCGGTCCGGACTTCGGGACGCCGGAGGCCGAACTCACCTGCCGTGTCGACGTTTCCGCGTACACCGAATACAAGCGCAAGGCCCTGCTCGCCCACGCCAGCCAGATCACGCCGCAGTCGACGCTGTTCACGGACCTGCCGGAGGACACCTTCCGGACGATGTTCGGCACCGAATGGTTCATCCGCGCCGGCCAGGGGCCGGGGATCACCGAAACCGACCTGATGGCGTAGCCGGCCGGGCCAGGGTTGCTCCGGAACCGGCGAAAGGCCGTGGGGTGACCGCGGCAGCCGGTCGTTCCCGGCCCCAAGCCCCCATCTTCCCGCGTGACGCGGGGACGGTGGGGGCTTCTTCGTGTCCGCCCTCGGGACCTTGCGCACCACTCCCCACTCCTTATATGGTGTATAAGAACTTGCCGGACGCAATTCGCAACCAGAGGAGACCTCTTGCGCGAAATGCACGCCACGGTGACGGTTGCCGATACCAGGAATCCCCGACGCTGGCTGATACTGGCCGTCATTTCCCTGGCCCAGCTCGTCGTCCTGGTCGACAACACCGTGCTCAACCTGGCCATCCCCAAGCTCACCGAAGACCTCGGCGCCACCACCGCCGACATCCAATGGATGATCAACGCCTACGCCCTCGTCCAATCCGGGCTGCTGCTCACCGCCGGCAGTTTCAGCGATCGGTACGGCCGGAAACGCTCGCTGCTCGTCGGCCTCCTCCTGTTCGGCGTGGGTTCGCTCGCCGCCGCGTTCAGCCTTTCCTCCGGGCAGCTGATCGCCGCCCGGGCCGGGATGGGGATCGGGGGTGCGCTGCTGACCACCACCACGCTCGCCGTCGTCATGCAGGTCTTCGACGAAAAAGAACTCCCCAAGGCGATCGGGCTGTGGAGCGCCGTCAGCTCCTTCGGCTACGCCAGCGGCCCGCTGATCGGCGGGGTGCTGCTCGACCACTTCTGGTGGGGCTCGATCTTCCTCATCAACATCCCGGTGGCGCTGCTCGGCTGCGTCGCCGTGGCGAAGCTCGTGCCGGAATCCCGTGACCCGCAAGGCAAACGGCCCGACCTGGTCGGTGCCGCGCTCTCCACCGTCGGCATGGTCGGGGTCGTCTACGCGATCATCTCCGGCCCGGAACACGGCTGGGCCTCGGGCACCGTCCTGACCGCGGCCGGCCTCGGCGTGGCCGCGCTGGCCGCCTTCGTCCGGTGGGAGCTGCACGTGCCGAACCCCATGCTGGACATGGCCTTCTTCCGCAACCGCCGGTTCAACGGCGCCATCTCCGGCGGCCTGCTCGTCGCCTTCGGGATGGGCGGCTCGGTCTTCCTGCTGACGCAGCAGCTGCAGCTCGTGCTCGGCTACGGCCCCCTGGAAGCCGGGCTCAAGACGGCTCCGCTCGCGCTGGTCGTCGTCGCGCTCAACGTCGTCGGCATCGGCGCGAAGGTGCTGGAAAAACTGGGCATCGCGCTGACGATCACCGTCGGGATGACGCTGAACGCCGCCGGGCTCGCCATGGTGGCCCTGCTCGGCACCCCCGACCGCGGGTACGGCGGGATGCTGGCCGGCCTGCTCGTCATGGGCAGCGGCATCGCGCTGGCCATGCCCGCCATGGCCAACGCCATCATGACCTCGATCCCGGCGGAGAAGGCCGGGGCGGGGGCCGCGGTGCAGGGCACCGTCAACCAGTTCGGCAGCGGGCTCGGCGTCGCCATCCTCGGCGCCGTGCTCAACTCGCGGTTCGCCGCGCTGCTGCCGGTCGGGCTCGGTGCCGGCGCCGCCGGCTCGCTCCACGAGGCGCTGCTCGGCGCCCGGACGCCCGAGGCGCAGGCGCAGGTGCACGACGCCTTCGCCGGCGGCGTGCGCGCCAGCGAGCTGATCGGCGCGCTGGCCGTCGTCCTCGGCGGCCTGCTCGCCGGCCTGCTGCTGCGCCGGGCGGCCCGGGCGGAGGCCCACCAGGCCGCCTGAAGGCGGCCCCCGATCCGGCAGGGTGCGTGGCGCCCCGCACCCTGCCCCCTTTACCGTTGAACGCCGGCGAGAAGGGAGGCCACGATGGGCAAACGGGCGGCACAACCGCGCGAGAGCGTGTGGCTTTCCCCGCGGCCGGCCCGCAAGCACCGGGCCGGCGAATCCGAGCTCGACCGCGAGAAGATCGTCGCCACCGCGGTCCGCGTGCTCGACGCCGAGGGCGACGCGAAGTTCTCCATGCGGCTGCTGGCCGAGGAGCTGCACGTCACGCCGATGTCGGTCTACTGGTACGTCGCGAACAAGGACGACCTGCTCGAACTGGCCCTGGACGCGGTGGCGGGCGAGATCGAGCTCCCGTCGCTCGACGACGGCGAGGACTGGCGAGCAGACCTCCGCGCCCTCGCCCGCGCGTGGCGCCGCACGATGATCGCCCACCCGTGGGCGATCCGGTGCTACGGCGAATACCTGAACATCGGCCCGAGCAGCGTGCGGTTCACCGAGTGCGCCCAGGCCGTGATGGCGCGGTCACCGCTGCCGCTGAAGGACCGCTCGGCCGCGCTGAACGTGGTCTTCCAGTACGTCTACGGCTTCACGGCGACGGAAAGCCGCTGGCTGGAGCACCTCGCCGAGACGGGCCGCACGGCCGAGGAGTTCGCGGCCGAAGTCACGGGCAGCATGGCGGCGCTGTCGCCGGCCCTCGAACAGGGCGGCCTGCTGGACCGCGACGGCGACCGGTCGATGGAGGAACTCCGCGACCGCGACTTCGACCGCGGCCTGCACTGGCTGTTCACCGGCATGGTCGCCGGAACCCCTTAGCTGCGGCCCCGCCCCCGCCGGGCGGTCTGCACGTGTTCTGCCAGCCGTGAGCTGTCCGTCAGCACGTTCGACGTCTTGCCGTAGTCGACGCTGCGCCAGCGGTCCGGGGTCATCCGGATGATCACGTGCCCCGGGTTGAACGCCTCGACGAACTCCCGCGCCTGTTTCTCGGGCAGGTACCGGGACGCGACCGAGTACGCCGCGTCGACGGTGGCGTCCGCCCACCCCGTCACCGGGCCGGACACCGAGACGTACCGGTAGGGCGGGTCCTCGTTCTGGACCACCAGCGTGAACTCGCCGTTCTTCTTGATCAGGCGGCCCTTCAGGGTGTCCTCGCCGTCGGTCCACAGCAGCACGTCGCCGCCGGGGGAGTAGCCGTACCACATCGGGACCGCCAGGGGCGGGCCGCTGCGGCGGGCCAGCGCGAGCACCCCGATGTGCTTGCCCGCGAGGAACTCCTGCTGCTCCCGCTCGGTCATGCTCAGGTCCACGGAACCGCCCTCCCCAGGGGAAAGCCGGCCGGGAGAACCCGGCCGGCCAACAACATCACCACGTGACGGGCAGCGCGGCCAGTCCCTGGAACGCGTCTCCCGGCTTGACGCGGATCTCGTCGGCCGGGACAGCCAGGCGCAGACCCGGCAGCCGGTCGATGAGCCGCTGGAACGCGATCTCCATGATCGCGCGGGCGTGGTTCATCCCCGCGCACTGGTGCGTGCCGAACCCGTACGTCAGGTGGTCGCGGAACGTCGGGCGGTGCCAGTCCAGCTGGTCGCCGTCGTCGTAGGCTTCCTCGTCCCGGTTGATGAGCGAGAACAGGAAGAACACGCCGTCACCCGCGCGGATCGTGGTGTCCGCGTCGACCTCGATGTCGGCCGCGGCCACCCGCTGCAGGCCGTCGGGGACGACCACGAACCGCGTCAGCTCGTCGACCGCGGCCGGCATCAGCGACGGGTCCGCCCGCAGCTCGGCCAGCTTCTCCGGGTGCTGCAGCAGCGTGAAGGCACCCAGCCCGATCGAGCTCGACGTCGTGTCGTGGCCGGTCACCAGCACGATGAGGAACATCTGGAGGATTTCCTCGTGGTCGATGTCGCTCGCCGGGTCGCGCTCGGCCAGCAGGGCCTGCAGGAAGCCCTCCTCGGCCGGGTTCTGCTGGGCCTTGTCGATCAGCTTGGTCAGGTACGCCATCAGCTCGTCGTAGGCGCCGCCGGCGTCCGGCCCGAACAGGATCTGGTGCGCCTTCCGCTCGAAGTAGTCCTGGTCCTCGTGCGGGATGCCGAGCAGGTCGCACAACGCCATCAGCGGCACCGGCGAGGCGAACTTCTTCAGCAGGTCCGCCGGGGCGCCTTCGGCGACCATCTCGTCGATCTGCCGGTCGACGATCGCCTGGATCCGCGGCCGCAGGGAGTCGATCCGCTTGACCGTGAACCCCGCCTGCACCAGCTTGCGCCGCGCCCGGTGGGCCGGGCCGTCGACGCCCACCAGCGCGGTGAGCAGCTTGATGACCTTCTGCTGGACGTCGGTGAACTCGACGGCCGCGGCCGCGCTGACCATCGGCCACGCGGGGTTCGTCCGGTCGCTGGAGATGCGCGGGTCGGTCAGCAGCTTGCGGGCCAGTTCGTGCCCGGTGACCGCCCAGGCCTTGCGGCCGTCGTACAGGGTGACCTCGGCGATCGGGCGCTTGCCGGCCAGCGGCTCGTAGCCCGGCGCCGGCCGGTACGGGCAGGTGCGGTCCTGCGGGAAGGCGACGGTCTCGGTCAAGGGAATCTCCTCCGGCGAAGGGTCGTCAGGACGCCGGCGCGACGAGCCGCACCGGGAGGTCCTTGGTCCGGGTGAAGCCGGGCCTTAGGATCCACGGGATCTCCTTGCGCGGCACCGCCAGCGTCATGTCCGGGAACCGGGTGTACAGCCCGCGCAGCGCCACTTCCGCCTCCAGGTAGGCGACGTGCTGGCCGAGGCAGCGGTGGATGCCCTTGCCGAAGCCGAGGTGGCTCTCGCTGCCGACCGCGAGCCGGTCGATCTTCAGCTTCTCCGGCTCCGGGAACTTCCGCGGGTCGCTGTTGGCGGCCATGATCAGCGGCACGACCGGCATCCCGCGCGGGATCACCGTGCCCCCGACCTCGATGTCCTCGGTGGCGAACCGCGGCTGCCCGAACTGGATCGGGCCGAGGCGCTGCAGCTCGCGCACGGCCTGCGGCCACAGCGTCGGGTCGGCCTTCAGCCGGGCCAGCTGGTCCGGGTGCTCGTGCAGGGCCAGCACCGAGTTGCCGATCAGGTAAGTCGTCGTCTGGTGCCCGGCGGTGACCAGGCTGAACAGGATGCCGACCAGCTCGTCGTCGGTGGCGATGCCGGGGTTCTTGGCCTGCGCCTCGACGAGCGCGGTGACCATGTCGTCCTTCGGCTCGGCCCGGCGCCGCTCGATCATCCCGCGTGCCGCGATGAGGGTCTTGCGGACCTCTTCGGGCAGCCGCTTGCCGTCGAGGGTGGCCATCGCGTCGCTCCACGCACGCCACTGCGGGCGGTCTTCGGCGTCGACGCCGACCAGCTCGCAGATCACCGTGACCGGCAGGGGGTAGCAGTACGCCTCGACGAGGTCGATCGGCGTCCCGTCACCGCCTTCCGCTTCCAGCTTGTCGAGCAGCTCGGAGGTGAGCTCCTCGACGCGGGGGCGGAACTTGCCGACCCGGTGCGCGGTGAGCGCGTAGGAGACGAGCTTGCGCAGCCGGGCGTGCTCCTCGCCGTCGGAGGCGTTGATGAGGTTCTTCAGCCAGGGGATCAGCTCCTCCGGCATGTCCAGGTGCCGGAAGACGCCGTTGCGGATGTCCTCGGCGGGCGAGTCGGCCAGCGGGTTGCACTGGAACCGCTGGTCCATCAGGACCTGGCGGACGTCCTCGTAGCGGGCGGCCAGGTACATCGGCGGCCCGCCCATGAAGCCGCCGATCTGCAGCGTCGGTGCTTCGCGGACCGCCGCGTGCGCTCCCCACGGGTCGGCGACCACTTCCGGGGAGAACAGGTCGACCGGTTCGGCCGAAGTCTCGGCAGTGGTGGTCATGGTTCTTCCTTTCGTGTTGGGTAGCGCACAGTCCTTTGTGGACGCCCGCGCGGTCAGTGCGTGGCGACGAACTCCTTGAGCGTGCCGATCACGTACTCGATCATTTCCGTGGTGATCCCGGGGTAGACGCCGATCCAGAACGTCCGCTCGGTGACGATGTCGCTGTTGGTCAGCGGGCCGGCGATGC
This region includes:
- a CDS encoding Gfo/Idh/MocA family protein, which codes for MSVRAAVVGLGWAGRELWLPLLREHADFQVVAAVDADPASRQAFTKATGIPTHAAVSALTARDVDLAVVAVPNYLHTEVAGALLATGISVFLEKPVCLTSAEIDVLAAAERSGGMLLAGSAARYRGDVGALRRLLPELGDIRHVAMGWIRARGVPRAGGWFTQREKAGGGALYDLGWHLLDTLAFLLGPATFTQVIGVTSDDFVNAGAWRAAWRQDQLGADAADVEDTARGFLVRDDGVSVSLRASWASHQARDVSLIHVEGSAGTADLRCTFGFSPNREPEPVLTVTREGTTTRLPVPLERVGVEYTRQVGDLAAMLADPANRGRAVAEARPIVSMIENFYASAGSARAAVPAYQ
- a CDS encoding pyridoxamine 5'-phosphate oxidase family protein, with the translated sequence MTEREQQEFLAGKHIGVLALARRSGPPLAVPMWYGYSPGGDVLLWTDGEDTLKGRLIKKNGEFTLVVQNEDPPYRYVSVSGPVTGWADATVDAAYSVASRYLPEKQAREFVEAFNPGHVIIRMTPDRWRSVDYGKTSNVLTDSSRLAEHVQTARRGRGRS
- the rifK gene encoding 3-amino-5-hydroxybenzoate synthase; translated protein: MNARKAPEFPAWPQYDDAERAGLVRALEQGQWWRMGGDEVNSFEREFAAHHGAAHALAVTNGTHALELALQVMGVGPGTEVIVPAFTFISSSQAAQRLGAVTVPVDVDARTYNLDPEAVAAAVTPRTKVIMPVHMAGLMADMDALAKISADTGVPLLQDAAHAHGARWQGKRVGELDSIATFSFQNGKLMTAGEGGAVVFPDGETEKYETAFLRHSCGRPRDDRRYFHKIAGSNMRLNEFTASVLRAQLARLDEQIAVRDERWTLLSELLGAIDGVVPQGGDVRADRNSHYMAMFRVPGLPEERRNVLVDRLVEAGLPAFAAFRAIYRTDAFWELGAPDETLDAIARRCPNTDAISSDCVWLHHRVLLAGEPEMHATAEIIADAVARA
- a CDS encoding DHA2 family efflux MFS transporter permease subunit, producing MHATVTVADTRNPRRWLILAVISLAQLVVLVDNTVLNLAIPKLTEDLGATTADIQWMINAYALVQSGLLLTAGSFSDRYGRKRSLLVGLLLFGVGSLAAAFSLSSGQLIAARAGMGIGGALLTTTTLAVVMQVFDEKELPKAIGLWSAVSSFGYASGPLIGGVLLDHFWWGSIFLINIPVALLGCVAVAKLVPESRDPQGKRPDLVGAALSTVGMVGVVYAIISGPEHGWASGTVLTAAGLGVAALAAFVRWELHVPNPMLDMAFFRNRRFNGAISGGLLVAFGMGGSVFLLTQQLQLVLGYGPLEAGLKTAPLALVVVALNVVGIGAKVLEKLGIALTITVGMTLNAAGLAMVALLGTPDRGYGGMLAGLLVMGSGIALAMPAMANAIMTSIPAEKAGAGAAVQGTVNQFGSGLGVAILGAVLNSRFAALLPVGLGAGAAGSLHEALLGARTPEAQAQVHDAFAGGVRASELIGALAVVLGGLLAGLLLRRAARAEAHQAA
- a CDS encoding cytochrome P450 family protein; this translates as MTTTAETSAEPVDLFSPEVVADPWGAHAAVREAPTLQIGGFMGGPPMYLAARYEDVRQVLMDQRFQCNPLADSPAEDIRNGVFRHLDMPEELIPWLKNLINASDGEEHARLRKLVSYALTAHRVGKFRPRVEELTSELLDKLEAEGGDGTPIDLVEAYCYPLPVTVICELVGVDAEDRPQWRAWSDAMATLDGKRLPEEVRKTLIAARGMIERRRAEPKDDMVTALVEAQAKNPGIATDDELVGILFSLVTAGHQTTTYLIGNSVLALHEHPDQLARLKADPTLWPQAVRELQRLGPIQFGQPRFATEDIEVGGTVIPRGMPVVPLIMAANSDPRKFPEPEKLKIDRLAVGSESHLGFGKGIHRCLGQHVAYLEAEVALRGLYTRFPDMTLAVPRKEIPWILRPGFTRTKDLPVRLVAPAS
- a CDS encoding cytochrome P450; the encoded protein is MTETVAFPQDRTCPYRPAPGYEPLAGKRPIAEVTLYDGRKAWAVTGHELARKLLTDPRISSDRTNPAWPMVSAAAAVEFTDVQQKVIKLLTALVGVDGPAHRARRKLVQAGFTVKRIDSLRPRIQAIVDRQIDEMVAEGAPADLLKKFASPVPLMALCDLLGIPHEDQDYFERKAHQILFGPDAGGAYDELMAYLTKLIDKAQQNPAEEGFLQALLAERDPASDIDHEEILQMFLIVLVTGHDTTSSSIGLGAFTLLQHPEKLAELRADPSLMPAAVDELTRFVVVPDGLQRVAAADIEVDADTTIRAGDGVFFLFSLINRDEEAYDDGDQLDWHRPTFRDHLTYGFGTHQCAGMNHARAIMEIAFQRLIDRLPGLRLAVPADEIRVKPGDAFQGLAALPVTW
- a CDS encoding HAD-IA family hydrolase; the protein is MTFPIVDRPETGADPSVPVRHAVIFDLDGVVVDSFAVMSEAFAIAYAEVVGDGPAPFAEYRRHLGRYFPDIMRIMDLPLEMEEPFVRESYRLAGEVQVFDGVTELLLTLRARGLRLAVATGKSGPRARSLLDDLGLLPFFEHVIGSDEVARPKPAPDIVAHALSLLDVPPGQAIMIGDAPTDIASAQGAGVASAAALWAPPDDIGELLAAGPDVVLRQPADLLALCPSVPGR
- a CDS encoding PIG-L deacetylase family protein — translated: MGTLVSFHAHPNDDTTTCGGVLRKAHEDGHRVVLVLATRGELGYNPDGLLADGETLADRRAAEARAAADVLGVDRLEFLGYTDSGMTAAAEGGTFQTADVEEAVQKLAVILREEAADVLTVYDEKGTYGDPDHIQVHRVGTRAAELAGTPKVFQSTINREHIKANQRVLAEQAGVELPAGPDFGTPEAELTCRVDVSAYTEYKRKALLAHASQITPQSTLFTDLPEDTFRTMFGTEWFIRAGQGPGITETDLMA
- the rifN gene encoding kanosamine kinase, producing MYHLGIDVGGTKVAFRVETGSECVAETSFGWGARDSAEEDLAQLSAHVARLRAGLGAPLSAVGVAMPGTVGPDGRVATWPSRPEWTGVDLKTTLHELFPEAAVAWADDGDLGALAEARASGCENLLYIGVGTGIGGGLVLGGVPCPGLGRGSFEIGHVIVEMGGVRCVCGRRGCLQALASGPATLRRAGLLRGAEVSFYALQKALRDGEPWAADALEGSTRALAAAVTSVQELVHPDRVLIGGGFAAGLPEIVPSVAGYLADFVRQGQAPLPVEPAALGGLSSLRGAVALAGLVAAGEVP
- a CDS encoding TetR/AcrR family transcriptional regulator, with translation MGKRAAQPRESVWLSPRPARKHRAGESELDREKIVATAVRVLDAEGDAKFSMRLLAEELHVTPMSVYWYVANKDDLLELALDAVAGEIELPSLDDGEDWRADLRALARAWRRTMIAHPWAIRCYGEYLNIGPSSVRFTECAQAVMARSPLPLKDRSAALNVVFQYVYGFTATESRWLEHLAETGRTAEEFAAEVTGSMAALSPALEQGGLLDRDGDRSMEELRDRDFDRGLHWLFTGMVAGTP